The window GATTGGTGCGCCCAATGGAATGAAGCCGCCATCCTCCAACAGGACCGTCTCGGCCCGCGCCATGAGATCGTTACTGGCCGCGAGGTCCGGAATGGCAAGACTTTGCTGCACCAGCAGGTCGGCTTCGGGCGAGCACAGCCCGCGGCCCAACGAACAGTGAAACTGGTTGAGAAACCAGCGTGCATCGCCGTAACGCGCCGTCCGGTCGACCAGAACGAGGTCGGGCCGCGAACTTTCGTCAGCCGCAATAAGGTCGATACCGATTTCATCGAGATCGGATGCCAGCTCTCGCAGGAGAATATCAGTTCCGGGTCCGGCGGGCATTTGCAGGGTCAGCCTGGGGCGTCCGCCAGTGCCATCATCGTAGATTGCGACACGGCGCGCGGCCTCAGCCTGCCTTTGCTCCAGCGAAAGGCCGTCCCACCGCTGCGTGACAGAAATGCCGTCCGGATCCAGCCCGTCCGGTACCAGCCTGGTGGAAGCCACCCAGCCGTCGATATTGAACGGTTCGAGCAAGGTCTCGCGGTCGATCGCCATTGCAATCGCCTCACGCCGCGCCGGATCGGACAGCAGCCCGTCGGCGCGTTGCACGCGCAGCCCGAACAGGCCGATTGCCGGATCCAAGCGCACCGTGCCTCGCGCAAGTGGTCCGGTGTCCACCAGCGGCAGGCTGGCAAGGCGTCCGCCAAGCACCAGATCGACGCCGCCTTCGCCGAACGCGTCGATCGCGGAGCGCGCGTCCATTCCCGATATCGCAACCGGGCGGACCAGTTCCCGCCAATCCTCGATTTCGGGCAGACCGCGGCGTTCAGGCGGCAGGAGAACGAGTTCGCGAACCATGTCCGCGCGGGAAGCTTGCTGGTTATTACCTGCCGTAGGGCCTCGTGCAGCAAACATCATCGGCCCAGCGCCGGCCTGTTCGCGCACGAGGCCCAGTTCGGGCTGAGCCAGCAAATGCAGGAAATCGGGCATCGGACTGGTCAGACGTATTTCGACCACCCGCTGCGTCATCGCGCGGATTTCGTCTAACTGGGCAAGATCCAGGCCGAGCGATGTTCCTTGCAACGCGGACATGCTGCGCATCAGCCCTGCCCGCACATCGTCAGCCGTCAGCTTGCGCTCGTCCGGCCATTCGGTGTTTCGCAGACGGAAGAAATAGCTGAGGCCATCGTCGGTCACGATCCAGCTTTCCGCCAGGGCAGGCACTGTCGCGCCCGCTGCGTCGAGCGCTACCAGGCCTTCGCTCGTGGCGGCCCGCACATGTTGGGCCGGTTGGCCGATGCGCAGGCCAGCCTGGAAGGGCGCTTCGGCTGCGCCTACGAAAGCAACATTGAGAGCCGCATCCTCCGCAGCACTATCGCACGATACCAACAGCGCGCCCGCGATCAGGATCAGGATCTGGGGAAAGGTGCGCGGCATGAAATGGGAGTAGGTGGCGAACCTGCGCTCCGCAATGGGACGTGTCGCAATGGTCGTCGAAGAAAATAGCCGACCTGCGGCAATAACGGGTTAAAATTAGAGTTTGCGTATGTTTTTCAATTTATCGGCATCGGATGCCGGATGCGCTATCGGGGTTCGTACGAACCGTGGGGCAACCGTTTCCGAACTGGTCACGGGCGCGCGGACTTCCTTCGCATCGATCTCATTTGCAAAGGCGATCCCGAAGCGGTTGTCCTGCACCCATGCCACACTGCCATCGACCTTGCCGACATTGCGCAGTTCAATTTCCAGCTTGGCCCCGCGAACCACCTGCAAATCGCCTTCGGCCATCATGCCGCCGGACGAAAGGTTGCGAATTTTGACGCGATATGTGTCGTCGGACCCGTCAAAACGCACGTTTGCCATCATAAACAGGCTGTCGCGCGAAAGTGAACGAGTATCGACCGCTGACATGGCTAAACAAGAACCCCAGTTTATCGTTGCATCACCGCTTGCGGCGACCCCGACCTGTTAGCTGGGCAATCGATAAAATAACCTTAAACGCCGGAATCGTTCGACGGGGGGTACCTCGAAAAACCTGGCAGTCAGACTTCGCGCGAAACCTTCTCACGTCGCTCATGCGCTTCCTGCGCCTCGACCGTCATAGTCGCGACGGGCCTCGCGAGCAGCCGCGCCAAGCCGATCGGATCGCCGGTTTTTTCGCAATATCCATAGTCGCCATCGTCGATCCGGCGGAGTGCGGCGTCGATCTTGGAAATCAGCTTGCGCTGGCGATCACGGGTGCGCAGTTCGATACCCCAATCCGTTTCGCTGGAAGCGCGGTCGTTGGCATCGGCCTCACGGATCGGTCCGTTCTGCAAGGATTGGAGGGTCGCATTGGCGGCATCATGGATCGAAGCCTTCCATTCTATGAGCAGGCGGCGAAAATAATCGCGCTGCGCATCCGACATGTATGTTTCCGAAATTGTCGGAACATAGTCGCTTTCATCGCCCTGCCCGGCGGCCACAGACCGGCGCGCATGTTCGAGAATATCGATCTCGTCCGAGGTGTCCGGTGGCATCTTGTCTGGCATCTGACCCGTTTCTTCCCAATTGCTTAAGTCGACAGGATGGAGTGCTGATAGCGGTCTTCCGCTTATCCGGCAGCCAATTGGCGGGCCTATACGTTTGCGGTCAGCCAGCCGCAAGAGTTACGTTTGCCAAGAACAACATAAGCCATTTGCACGATCCAATCGGACGGCCTTGTTAACTATTTATTGACCATAAACGTTTTGAACGGACTCCAGAGCAGACGGCAGGTTGGCCGCTGACCAAGGGGGGACCTGAACGATGCAAATGACAGCTATCAAGGATACTGCACGAATTCCGGCCAGTATCGAACGTGACGATTTGGCCGTAGCCAATTGCCTCGCTGCGGCGATCGAGGGCGATATTGGCGCGTATTATGATCTGGGAGTAGCGTATTCGACAGGTAGCCACGGCATAATCTGCGACCTTGTCGAAGCCCATAAGTGGTTCAATCTGGCCGCCGCCAAGGGGCATGAAGAAGCTGCCTGGTGCCGTGCCGATGTGTCGGACGAGATGACCGCCCGCGAAATTGCCGAAGCCCAGCGTCAGGCCCGCGAATGGCTCAGCTCAACCGGTCGCGACGCTGCCTGAACGAGTTGACCGAATTTACCTATCGCCAAGCTTGAAAGGCGTGCGTCCGGCCAGCAATTCCCGGTCGGCGGCAACACCGCGCCGTTCCGCATCGAGGAAATCCGCCACTGCCTGGCGAAAGCCCGGATCGACGAGATAGTGGGCTGAGACTGTTTCTACAGGTTCGTAACCGCGCGCCATTTTGTGCCCGCCTTGTGCGCCCGCTTCCACCCGGCCCAGCCCGCGCGCGATGGCAGCGTCAATCGCCTGGTAATAGCAAAGCTCGAAATGCAGGAAGGGCTTGTTCCGGATGCAGCCCCAATACCGGCCATACAGCGCCGATCCACCAATCACGTTCAGCGCGCCGGCAATAGCCTCCCCATCCTCGAACGCCATGATCAGCAACAGCCGATCCCCCAGCCGTTCACCCATCAGATCGAAGGCGGCGCGCGTAAGATAGGGCGTACCCCATTTGCGCATTCCGGTATCCTGGTAGAACAGCCAGAACGCATCCCAATGTTTCGGCTGAATGGCGTCACCCACCAGATGGCGGATGGTTATTCCATCCTGCGCCGCGGCGCGTTCCTTGCGCAAATCCTTACGTTTGCGCGATGTCAGGACGGCCAGAAATTCGTCAAAACTGGCGTAACCGCGATTGGTCCAGTGAAACTGAATGTCGCTCCGCAGCAGCCAGCCATTATCTGCAAACAAAGCTTGTTGGGCAGGTTCGATGAAAGTGGCGTGAGCGCTGGAGAACCCGTTCTGGACGCACAACGCTTCAGCTGCGCGCAACAGCGCGGCGGCATGGCTTTCGTCTTCCACAAGCAGACGCGGCCCAGTCGCGGGCGTAAACGGAACCGCGATCTGGAGCTTGGGGTAGTAGTTGCCACCGGCCCGTTCGAATGCATCGGCCCATGCGTGGTCGAACACGTATTCGCCCTGGCTGTGACCCTTGGCATAGGCTGGCATCGCACCGACCAGATGACCCGCGGCATCTTCCACCGTAATTGGCAGCGATTGCCACCCGGTGCCCGATCCGACACTGCCGGAATCTTCGAGCGCGGTCAGGAATGCGTGCCCGACGAAAGGATTGTCGGTGCCGGCCAGCCGGTCCCATTCGGCTGGCGGGATGGCGCCCACACCATCCCTGATCCGTGCCGTCAGCGCCGGTGCCGCATCACTCACGCCAGCCCTTTCATGGCAATCCTGCGCCTTCCGCGATCGGAGCATCGGCATATTGCGCCGCCAGTTGACGGAGTTCCGGCGTATTGACCGTCCATGTCAGTACCGGCAATCCCTGCTCACGCTGCCGCGAAGCGAAACCGCTGGGCAGATCGCGAATATCATAAGCCAGGAAATGCGGACGCGCATGGCGCAGGGCTGCGTGGCGACCGAAAAATCCCCACACACCGCGCCTGCCTTCTTCTGTGACCACCAGCCCCCGAACGACATGCGCGGCGTTGCGCCAGAACCAGTTGGAAATGCGCGGGTCGAAGCTCATGATCGCGACATGCCCGCCATAGGAGGACACCGCCCGCTCAACCGCTGCGCAAATCGGCACGAAGGGTCGGTCACGACGCGACTTAATTTCGACCAGTAGCGGCACGGCGCCATCGATCTGGTCAAGCAATTCGGGCAGCGACTGAATCCGGTCGGTGCTTTCCTTGAGCGTAAATGCCCGCAGTTCCGCCGCATTACGCGCGCGCACCGATCCGGCGCGGCCGGTCAGTCGTTCCAGCTGCCAATCGTGAAAGACCATGGCCTCACCATCCTGGCTGATCTGCACATCGCATTCGATGCCCAGCCCGCGCGCAATCGCAGCTGCGAACGCACTGCGGCTATTTTCGATCGGCAAGCCTTCTGCGCCGCCACCATGAAGCCCGCGATGGGCATAGGTCCCCTCCCCCAGCCATGTGATGTCCATCATTGCAGTTGCCGGTGTAGTGGCCGGTGTAGTGGGAACAGAAATATCAGTCGGCAGCGATGGCAATGATTGCATCCACTTCCACTGCAGCACCCAATGGCAAAGCAGGCACCCCGACAGCAGCGCGGGCATGGCGGCCGATTTCGCCAAACACGTCGAACATCAGTTCCGATGCGCCGTTTGCCACCTTGGGCTGATCGGTAAAGTCTGCTGTCGAATTTACGAATGCGCCCAATTTCACGATCCGTTCGACCCGGTCGAGCGGAATTAGCGCGCTGGTCAACTGAGCAAGGATCATCAGCCCGCAGGCGCGCGCCGCGGCAGTCCCGTCATCCAGCGACACATCCTCGCCCAGCCGCCCGGTGACCAGCTTGCCATCGATGAAAGGTAGCTGGCCGCTGACATGGGCGAAACCGCCGCTTACTACTACCGGGACATAGCTTGCCACAGGCGCGGCGGCGTCGGGCAGAGTAATGCCCAGTTCCTTCAAACGTGCAGTAATCGTCATATCGCGTCCTCCTCGATCCGGTCCATGATCCATGGGAGCGCCTTGTCCCAACTGTCGATCCGGGCATGGGCGTGACCCGTTGCATGCCCGCAGGTGATGTGCCCCGCAATCGACGGTTCGCCGCATAGATGCAGGCGCGTAACGTGCGGTACCGTTTCCTTGGCGGATGCGTGATGCTGCGCCAGATCATCGATAAATATCGCCATGCTCGGCTGGTATTCTTTCAGGATGGCGGCAATCGCCGGCCCCTTGGGACCCTGATTGGTGAACACCTTTATATCCAGGCCAAGAGCGCGCAATTGCGCCGCACGGTCGTCGCGCCTCTTGTCCACCAGATTGGTCAGAATGACGACATCGGCCTTTTCCGCAATGGCGTGCATCGCCTCGATCGCACCCGGAATGGCGTCTTGCCGCCCCATCTCGGTATCGAAAAACGCGCCTAGCAGCCGCCAGATGTCTTTTTCCGGCACTTGTTCACCGCTCGCAGTCCAGCGCATGGCCGTGGCGAAATTATTTCCTTCCAGCTCGAAACTGACTTCCTGCGTTTCGCCCAGCCAGTTCTTGAAATGGCTGACCATGTGCAACAGCACCTCGTCACAGTCGGAAATGACCAATGGTCGCGGATTCGGGATCGGGGTCTGGGCGTTCATGCAGAAAGCTTTCTGTGGACGGCAATAAGGGTTTCCGGGGTAACGTCCAGCGCATCGGCTGCCTTCACCAGATCGGGTTCGTGATTCGCCAGGAACTCCATCACGGCCGCTAAAACCGCTGGATCGGTCAAGCCATCGCGCAGGATTTCAGGTGTGAGACCGGTCAACGACAACAGTCGCTCCGCCCGATCCTGATCGGTCAGCAGCCAGCCCAGCGCCGCCAGTGCCAGCGCGTCGGCATCCTTTGGTGAATGATGGGGTTTGGATGAAAGAGGAATTGGCGCTATCCTGCTGGTTGGGCGCGCGCGATGCGCACGCCGGGGGCACATTGGGGGGAATTGATCACGTGGCAAAGCGCATCCTTGTTGTCGAGGATAACGACCTTAATCGAAAATTGTTCTGCGATGTATTGCGGGCAGGTGGGCATGAGGTGGAGCCGGTAGCCGATGGCGAGCTGGTCATGAACGCCGCGCGTGCATTCGCGCCTGATCTGGTAATCATGGACATCCAGCTTGGCAGTGTCTCGGGAATCGACCTGATTGCCGCCATCGCCGCCGATACGGCCCTGCAGGGCACACCCGTGCTGGCGGTGACAGCCTATGCCGGCAAGGGAGACGAGGCGAAAATTCGCGATGCCGGCGCACGCGATTACCTTTCCAAGCCGGTCTCAATCGGGCCGTTCACGCAGGCGGTAAACCGGTTGCTCGAAATGGCCCCTGCTTGACGCCCTGCTCGACCCCCCGCTTGACGCCCGGCTTGACAAGGCGGGTGCCGAACCGCTTTCCCACCCGTTCATGTCCGGACGCTATAGCGTCCGCACCCTTT of the Alteripontixanthobacter maritimus genome contains:
- a CDS encoding PilZ domain-containing protein, with product MANVRFDGSDDTYRVKIRNLSSGGMMAEGDLQVVRGAKLEIELRNVGKVDGSVAWVQDNRFGIAFANEIDAKEVRAPVTSSETVAPRFVRTPIAHPASDADKLKNIRKL
- a CDS encoding ABC transporter substrate-binding protein, with product MPRTFPQILILIAGALLVSCDSAAEDAALNVAFVGAAEAPFQAGLRIGQPAQHVRAATSEGLVALDAAGATVPALAESWIVTDDGLSYFFRLRNTEWPDERKLTADDVRAGLMRSMSALQGTSLGLDLAQLDEIRAMTQRVVEIRLTSPMPDFLHLLAQPELGLVREQAGAGPMMFAARGPTAGNNQQASRADMVRELVLLPPERRGLPEIEDWRELVRPVAISGMDARSAIDAFGEGGVDLVLGGRLASLPLVDTGPLARGTVRLDPAIGLFGLRVQRADGLLSDPARREAIAMAIDRETLLEPFNIDGWVASTRLVPDGLDPDGISVTQRWDGLSLEQRQAEAARRVAIYDDGTGGRPRLTLQMPAGPGTDILLRELASDLDEIGIDLIAADESSRPDLVLVDRTARYGDARWFLNQFHCSLGRGLCSPEADLLVQQSLAIPDLAASNDLMARAETVLLEDGGFIPLGAPIRWSLVRSTVDGFVENRWSFHPLPPLALRPI
- the dksA gene encoding RNA polymerase-binding protein DksA translates to MPDKMPPDTSDEIDILEHARRSVAAGQGDESDYVPTISETYMSDAQRDYFRRLLIEWKASIHDAANATLQSLQNGPIREADANDRASSETDWGIELRTRDRQRKLISKIDAALRRIDDGDYGYCEKTGDPIGLARLLARPVATMTVEAQEAHERREKVSREV
- a CDS encoding glycerophosphodiester phosphodiesterase family protein: MMDITWLGEGTYAHRGLHGGGAEGLPIENSRSAFAAAIARGLGIECDVQISQDGEAMVFHDWQLERLTGRAGSVRARNAAELRAFTLKESTDRIQSLPELLDQIDGAVPLLVEIKSRRDRPFVPICAAVERAVSSYGGHVAIMSFDPRISNWFWRNAAHVVRGLVVTEEGRRGVWGFFGRHAALRHARPHFLAYDIRDLPSGFASRQREQGLPVLTWTVNTPELRQLAAQYADAPIAEGAGLP
- a CDS encoding SEL1-like repeat protein, which gives rise to MQMTAIKDTARIPASIERDDLAVANCLAAAIEGDIGAYYDLGVAYSTGSHGIICDLVEAHKWFNLAAAKGHEEAAWCRADVSDEMTAREIAEAQRQAREWLSSTGRDAA
- a CDS encoding response regulator, encoding MAKRILVVEDNDLNRKLFCDVLRAGGHEVEPVADGELVMNAARAFAPDLVIMDIQLGSVSGIDLIAAIAADTALQGTPVLAVTAYAGKGDEAKIRDAGARDYLSKPVSIGPFTQAVNRLLEMAPA
- a CDS encoding HAD family hydrolase; the protein is MNAQTPIPNPRPLVISDCDEVLLHMVSHFKNWLGETQEVSFELEGNNFATAMRWTASGEQVPEKDIWRLLGAFFDTEMGRQDAIPGAIEAMHAIAEKADVVILTNLVDKRRDDRAAQLRALGLDIKVFTNQGPKGPAIAAILKEYQPSMAIFIDDLAQHHASAKETVPHVTRLHLCGEPSIAGHITCGHATGHAHARIDSWDKALPWIMDRIEEDAI
- a CDS encoding DUF3572 family protein; amino-acid sequence: MCPRRAHRARPTSRIAPIPLSSKPHHSPKDADALALAALGWLLTDQDRAERLLSLTGLTPEILRDGLTDPAVLAAVMEFLANHEPDLVKAADALDVTPETLIAVHRKLSA
- a CDS encoding RidA family protein, producing the protein MTITARLKELGITLPDAAAPVASYVPVVVSGGFAHVSGQLPFIDGKLVTGRLGEDVSLDDGTAAARACGLMILAQLTSALIPLDRVERIVKLGAFVNSTADFTDQPKVANGASELMFDVFGEIGRHARAAVGVPALPLGAAVEVDAIIAIAAD
- a CDS encoding GNAT family N-acetyltransferase; this encodes MSDAAPALTARIRDGVGAIPPAEWDRLAGTDNPFVGHAFLTALEDSGSVGSGTGWQSLPITVEDAAGHLVGAMPAYAKGHSQGEYVFDHAWADAFERAGGNYYPKLQIAVPFTPATGPRLLVEDESHAAALLRAAEALCVQNGFSSAHATFIEPAQQALFADNGWLLRSDIQFHWTNRGYASFDEFLAVLTSRKRKDLRKERAAAQDGITIRHLVGDAIQPKHWDAFWLFYQDTGMRKWGTPYLTRAAFDLMGERLGDRLLLIMAFEDGEAIAGALNVIGGSALYGRYWGCIRNKPFLHFELCYYQAIDAAIARGLGRVEAGAQGGHKMARGYEPVETVSAHYLVDPGFRQAVADFLDAERRGVAADRELLAGRTPFKLGDR